The following nucleotide sequence is from Metamycoplasma phocicerebrale.
TTATATTAATTAATTCAAAACCAAAGAATCTTGCTGCTTTGAATAAACCTTGTAAAATAAGAAATGGAAAGCTAATAAATATGCCTCAAAAAAGGCTGAAAATTGCATAAAGTATTGGTGAAATTGCTATTTTTATAATATTGCTAAGCATATTTATTTTTCTTTATTTACTCTTAAAATATGCATTTCCAAATCCTATAAAAGCAAAAACTATAGCAGTGATAACTATTATTACTGTTAATATAAAAAGCCCACTTAATATTTTTTGTATTTTTTTGTATTTAGGATCAAGTTTATATTTTGCAATATTGTTTTCATTTTTTATTTTAATTTTGTTTCTTTTGCTAAAAAGAACAATTTCGATAGCAAATAATGAAATTAAAATTGGTATTATTGCAATACATACATAAAAAGACCAATGAAACATATTTTTCTCCTTTAATTGTTTTAATTTATTTTAAGAAAACTGCTGCAACTTTTAAAATCACAGGTATTAAAATGACAAAAAGCATAATAAAACCAAACGATAATCAAACAGAAACTATTCTAGATTTTGCTTCTTTTTTAGCAGTTTGAGTTTTTGCAGTTTTCAAAGATGCTGTTGCAGCAAAAGTCATTACTATAGCAATTATCGCAAACACCGCAACCGCATAACCTGCAATCAAAGATATAAAAGGTGTTATAGAATCTAACAAAGTGCCTAAGGCATTTTTAAGTGTATCTGTATCTGCTCCGCCAGGCATTTTTCCTCCTTGAAATTTTTGTAAAGAAAAAAGGCACTATTTTATAGTGAACCCCTAAAGTTGGACCAAACAACGGAATAACTTTAGGGGTTTTTATTATGAAATTAAAAAATGAAGAAAAAATAAAAATAATCAAACTTTCAAATGAAGGTTATAGCATTAAAGATTTATGTGAAATGTATAATGTAAGCAAAACTACAATAGCGACTATTAGATCTCTATATAAAATACATAAATATGATTTCTTAAGCAAAAACAAAAAAAAATAACTATTCTTTTAATTTTAAAATTTGAATTATTAAATTAGTTAAAACTGGTCGCTCTATTCACGATATTGCTGTGAAATTTAACATAAATTCTGGTGTTATTTATAGTTGAATAAAAAAATATTTAAATTTAGATTATAATGGTCTTAAAAGAAAAATAGGAAGGCCATGTAAAATGAATTTAAATAAAAAACTTAAAGAAAAAGAAACAACAACAGATAAAGATAAAAAAATAAAAGAACTAGAAGAACGTAATGCTCAGCTTGAAATGGAAAATGATTTGCTAAAAAAATTGAGAGCCTTGGTTCAACAAAGGAAAGAGCAACAAAAAAAGAAAAAGTAATTGTTGTATATGAATCAAGGCTAAAATATCCTTTAAATAAAATGCTATTATTTTTTCAAATTGCTAAATCTACATATTTTTATATTTTAAAAAATATAAATGAAGAGGATTCTAACAAGAAAGAAAAAAAATTAATTCTTGACATTTTTAATAAAAATAAAGCAAGGTATGGATATAGAAGAATAACTTTAGAACTAAAAAATAGAGGCTTTATTATCAATCATAAAAAAGTAAAACGATTAATGAGTGAGCTAAATATATACGGTAAGCAACCTAAAGCTAAATATAAATCATATAAAGGCGAAATTGGCAAAATATGCAAAAATCTTTTATTAAAAAAAGTTGTTGACAAGAATAAAAATATTACTTATTTTAATAGAGATTTTCAAACTAGCAACATAAACCAAATTTGGAGTACAGATGTTTCAGAATTTCATATTGCTTCTGGAAAAGTATATTTATCACCAATTATAGATGCAAATAGTCGCGAAATTATATCTTACACAATATCAAGAAGTCCAAATTTTAAACAAACTATTGATATGTTAAAAATTGCCTTTAAAAAACACAAAAATTTAAATGGTTTAATTTTGCACTCTGATCAGGGTTGACAATATCAAATGAAAGAATATAGAGATATTCTAAAAGAAAAAAACATTCTGCAAAGCATGTCTCGAAAAGGAAATTGTTATGACAATTGTATAATTGAAATTTTTTTCGGAACAATGAAGAATGAAATGTTTTACGGTCATGAATATGAATTTAAGTCATTAGATGAATTAGAAAACGCAATGCACAAATATATAAAGTATTATAATGAAAATAGAATAATAACAAAATTAAGAGGAATGACACCTAAACAATATAGATGCCATTCGCTTAATAATTTAAAATAATTTTTTTAGTCCAACTTTTGGGGTTCACCCTACTAAGTGTTAACTTTTTTTAAATTAAGTAACAACAAAACAATAAGATTGAGGTTAAAATGTGTCAAACATTTTAATAAAAAAGAGTTTGATACAATTTATAAAATTTATAATAATTTAGGTTTAAAAGAACAATATTTTACATAAATGAAATTTTGCCAAAACAAAATTTTTAATTAAAAAAAGTGTTGTAGCAAGAATAAGAAAAATTATTAACTATTATAATTATTGGTATGGAAAAAAACTATTATATAAAAAAGGTTAAAATAAAAAACCTGGAGGCGGAATACTGATTTTTTATTCTAAAAAGCGAATGCTTAAATAGTTTAGATTACAATCAAATAACATTTAAAGAATTAAAAAGTTATATTAATTAATATAACAATTTTAGAATACAATTAAATTTAAATTGAAAAACACTATAGTAATATGCTATGATGTTAAGCAATACTTAAATTGTTAACTTTTCTTGTTCTTGTTTAAAGTTCCGTTTTTTTATTTAATAGTTCATTTATTTTTTCTTATTTTATTAGTATGATAGAATATAGATATATCTAAAGCCAGAAGAAATTCTGGCAAGAGGAAAATATGAAGAAGATTTTAGATGTTTCGCAAAGCGAATATTTTTCTCTTTTTTTAGGTAATCTTATTGTTAAAAAAGAACAAGGCAAGGTTATTATTCCAACAAATAATATTGAAACAATTATTTTTGAAAATAACAAAATGTCTATAAGCATACCGTTAATAAATAGTTTAATTGAAAAAAAAGTTAATATTATTTTTTGTGATTATAGAC
It contains:
- a CDS encoding helix-turn-helix domain-containing protein, whose translation is MKLKNEEKIKIIKLSNEGYSIKDLCEMYNVSKTTIATIRSLYKIHKYDFLSKNKKK
- a CDS encoding IS3 family transposase, which produces MVVYESRLKYPLNKMLLFFQIAKSTYFYILKNINEEDSNKKEKKLILDIFNKNKARYGYRRITLELKNRGFIINHKKVKRLMSELNIYGKQPKAKYKSYKGEIGKICKNLLLKKVVDKNKNITYFNRDFQTSNINQIWSTDVSEFHIASGKVYLSPIIDANSREIISYTISRSPNFKQTIDMLKIAFKKHKNLNGLILHSDQGWQYQMKEYRDILKEKNILQSMSRKGNCYDNCIIEIFFGTMKNEMFYGHEYEFKSLDELENAMHKYIKYYNENRIITKLRGMTPKQYRCHSLNNLK